A part of Bacillus thuringiensis genomic DNA contains:
- a CDS encoding PLP-dependent aminotransferase family protein gives MEWKLDNDSKIPIYQQVVDFIEKRITYGELPPGSFLPSERKLATQLNVNRSTVTTAYNELRAMGIVESTTGKGTRVSTHMWGVSPTLTPNWRNFVEGGTFLPNLPLLRHIRAEVQQNENIIDFANGELGCNLYPHDQLQSILREQPLTQSLSYDHPQGYLPLRQAVVKYMKEYLKVEATEQSIMITSGAQQALHLIVQCLLNPGDAVAFESPSHCYSLPLFQSAGIRIFPLPVDEHGINPDDVQELYRKHRIKMIFLNPNFQNPTGTMLHPNRRKKLLSLCADLRIAIVEDDPSSLLTLEKKQPCPTLKSIDENGTVIYVHSLSKMIAPGLRVGWLVAPQSVVERLSDARHQMELGMSIFPQWLMQQFFETVPFQSHIVPLRKQLAEKRDVIVRALNEQLHDKISFSNPTGGIYIWGKLNEPINEKQLIMQSLKQEIAFMPGSIFGAKDGYIRLSYGKVNIDQIEEGISRLRKAILVCEK, from the coding sequence ATGGAATGGAAGCTAGATAACGACAGTAAAATCCCTATTTATCAGCAAGTTGTTGACTTTATTGAAAAACGTATTACATACGGAGAACTTCCTCCAGGTAGCTTCCTTCCTTCCGAACGGAAATTAGCTACACAGTTAAATGTAAACAGAAGTACAGTAACGACTGCTTATAATGAACTACGTGCTATGGGAATTGTAGAAAGCACGACCGGTAAAGGTACACGTGTAAGTACACATATGTGGGGCGTTTCTCCAACATTAACGCCGAACTGGAGAAATTTCGTAGAAGGTGGCACGTTTTTACCAAACTTACCGTTACTTCGCCATATTCGTGCGGAAGTACAACAAAATGAAAATATTATAGATTTTGCAAATGGAGAGCTCGGTTGCAACCTCTATCCTCACGATCAATTACAATCAATTTTACGAGAACAACCGTTAACGCAATCATTAAGTTACGATCACCCGCAAGGCTATCTCCCGCTAAGACAAGCGGTCGTAAAGTATATGAAGGAATATTTAAAAGTTGAAGCAACTGAACAATCCATTATGATTACATCTGGCGCACAACAAGCACTTCATCTTATCGTACAATGTTTATTAAATCCAGGTGATGCCGTCGCTTTCGAAAGTCCTTCACACTGTTATTCCTTACCGTTATTCCAATCAGCAGGTATTCGTATTTTCCCGTTACCTGTCGATGAACACGGTATTAATCCAGACGATGTGCAAGAACTATATAGAAAGCATCGTATTAAAATGATCTTTTTAAATCCAAACTTCCAAAATCCTACGGGCACAATGCTTCATCCAAACCGTAGAAAAAAATTATTATCACTTTGCGCAGACTTACGAATTGCAATCGTTGAAGATGACCCGTCCAGTTTACTTACGCTAGAAAAAAAACAACCTTGTCCTACGTTGAAATCAATAGATGAAAATGGAACTGTCATTTATGTACATTCCTTATCTAAAATGATTGCACCAGGTTTACGAGTCGGCTGGCTTGTCGCCCCTCAGTCTGTAGTAGAAAGGTTATCTGACGCAAGGCACCAAATGGAATTAGGAATGAGCATATTCCCGCAGTGGCTTATGCAACAATTTTTTGAAACTGTACCATTTCAGTCTCATATCGTACCGTTACGAAAACAATTAGCAGAAAAAAGAGACGTTATCGTTCGTGCCCTAAACGAGCAACTTCACGATAAAATCTCTTTTTCAAACCCGACCGGTGGTATATACATATGGGGAAAATTAAACGAACCGATAAACGAAAAACAACTTATTATGCAAAGTTTAAAACAAGAAATCGCATTTATGCCGGGTAGTATTTTCGGTGCGAAAGATGGTTATATTCGTTTATCTTATGGAAAAGTGAATATTGATCAAATTGAGGAAGGTATTTCTCGTTTGCGTAAGGCTATTTTAGTTTGTGAAAAATAA
- a CDS encoding YaiI/YqxD family protein → MKIYVDADACPVKDVIIFEATNVEIPVTLVTSFSHYSNAEQPKGVETIYVDSGADAADYRIMQLAKKEDLIVTQDYGLASLALAKGCIVLHHKGYKYTNDNIEQLLQTRYLSAMVRKSGKRTKGPKPFTAEDKEKFRVLFKSMIALQK, encoded by the coding sequence ATGAAGATTTACGTTGATGCAGATGCTTGTCCTGTAAAAGATGTGATTATTTTTGAGGCTACGAATGTGGAAATTCCTGTTACCCTCGTTACTAGTTTTTCACATTATTCTAATGCAGAGCAGCCAAAAGGTGTCGAAACAATTTATGTTGATTCTGGAGCAGATGCTGCAGATTACCGAATTATGCAGTTAGCAAAAAAAGAAGATTTAATCGTAACACAAGATTACGGTCTTGCTTCGCTCGCTTTAGCAAAAGGCTGTATCGTTCTTCATCATAAAGGTTACAAGTATACGAATGATAACATTGAACAATTGTTACAAACACGATATTTAAGTGCAATGGTTCGAAAAAGTGGTAAACGTACAAAGGGACCGAAACCATTTACAGCAGAAGATAAAGAGAAATTTAGAGTGCTCTTTAAAAGTATGATTGCACTTCAGAAATAA
- a CDS encoding DUF3892 domain-containing protein, with protein MDKKDFEKVYNDYLHQGEEQAQVEVAHEVNSGAEQIVAVRKNDDGDLIAFKTSSGRELDYMTALSEVKSGKLAHVDVFHKYGRDIIRSEPDGIKENNLDNLPSF; from the coding sequence ATGGACAAAAAAGACTTTGAAAAAGTTTATAATGATTACTTACATCAAGGAGAAGAGCAAGCTCAAGTTGAAGTAGCTCATGAAGTCAATTCAGGAGCAGAACAAATTGTTGCCGTTCGTAAAAATGATGATGGAGATTTAATTGCTTTTAAGACAAGTAGCGGGAGAGAGTTAGATTATATGACTGCTCTTAGTGAAGTGAAATCAGGGAAGTTAGCTCATGTGGATGTATTTCATAAGTATGGTAGAGATATTATACGTAGTGAACCGGATGGTATAAAGGAAAATAACTTAGATAATTTACCTTCATTTTAA
- a CDS encoding DUF2785 domain-containing protein — MNEVLELKEELLQIKSNNYAVPEDVDAYPYAQWMLDYIGSPDAELRDDLIYSTLHKWITNDVFRQKELRGLMLQAISPDYLFYKIGEKGTDSVFKRAFSVLIPPLILSVHEREPLLSEEQLYSVAEQVLEYVYLEEDVRGYVEGKGWAHSTAHAADALDALARTIQNREFSYAILAAVRQKVRLSDYVYVHFEDERLVAPIMSLRHQNILIEEEWSNWLHSIATVEDIRHPQHAILVQNIRTFLRSFYFRVLETEGSTAFTDDILETLKGLRRY; from the coding sequence ATGAATGAAGTACTAGAACTAAAAGAAGAACTACTACAAATTAAAAGTAACAATTATGCTGTACCAGAAGACGTAGATGCATATCCATATGCGCAGTGGATGCTAGATTATATCGGATCACCTGATGCTGAATTACGTGATGATTTAATTTATAGTACGCTTCACAAATGGATTACAAATGATGTGTTTAGACAAAAAGAGTTACGAGGATTAATGCTGCAAGCAATTAGCCCTGATTATTTATTTTATAAAATTGGTGAAAAGGGAACAGACTCTGTTTTTAAACGTGCATTCTCCGTATTAATTCCACCACTTATTTTATCTGTTCATGAAAGAGAACCACTGTTATCTGAAGAACAACTGTACAGTGTGGCAGAACAAGTGCTGGAATATGTATATTTAGAAGAAGATGTAAGAGGCTACGTAGAAGGAAAAGGATGGGCACACTCTACGGCGCATGCAGCGGATGCACTTGATGCTTTAGCACGTACAATACAAAATCGTGAGTTTTCATATGCGATCCTTGCAGCTGTTCGTCAGAAGGTTCGCTTGAGTGATTACGTATATGTACACTTTGAGGATGAAAGATTAGTAGCGCCAATTATGTCGTTACGACACCAAAATATTTTAATTGAAGAAGAGTGGAGCAATTGGCTACATAGCATAGCAACTGTTGAAGACATCCGGCATCCGCAGCATGCTATTTTAGTACAAAATATTAGAACTTTCCTAAGAAGTTTTTATTTCAGAGTTTTAGAGACAGAAGGTAGTACAGCCTTTACAGATGATATATTGGAGACTTTGAAGGGTTTGCGAAGGTATTAA
- a CDS encoding GrpB family protein codes for MDKKDNPNDWPVWANESVEIVNANPDWQDKGRCEEQQLYELLAPLGISKVIHIGSTSIPGLPAKPIIDLMAEIDSFDRVLHISAKLAIYNWHYVSPELDERPWRRFFVKVKNNRRVAHLHLMVKGTERWEHQLLFRNRLRENPQLVYDYSILKQELAEKFKQDREAYTKAKTEFIKQVLK; via the coding sequence ATGGATAAAAAAGATAATCCAAACGATTGGCCTGTATGGGCGAATGAGTCAGTAGAGATAGTGAATGCAAATCCTGATTGGCAAGATAAAGGCCGATGTGAAGAGCAGCAACTATATGAACTGCTTGCTCCTCTCGGTATAAGCAAAGTAATACATATAGGAAGTACATCCATACCTGGTTTACCTGCAAAACCTATCATTGATCTAATGGCTGAAATAGACTCATTTGATAGAGTACTACATATTTCAGCGAAATTGGCCATATATAATTGGCATTATGTAAGCCCAGAATTAGATGAAAGACCGTGGAGAAGGTTCTTTGTGAAAGTTAAGAATAATAGACGTGTAGCGCACCTGCATTTGATGGTTAAAGGAACTGAGCGATGGGAGCATCAACTTTTATTTCGTAACCGTTTACGAGAAAATCCACAATTAGTTTATGATTATTCAATTCTTAAGCAAGAGTTAGCTGAAAAGTTTAAACAAGATAGAGAAGCGTATACAAAAGCTAAAACGGAATTTATTAAACAAGTTCTAAAATGA
- a CDS encoding uridine kinase, producing MNRIQRMKEIVDHILKLNLNLTHPTRVGVSGITASGKTTFANEIAEEIKKRGLPVTRASIDDFHNPRAVRYAKGKESARGYYEDAHDYKAFKERLLKPLELNGNLQYETISHNLITDMPVHNKPQVAKQNMILIVDGTFLLKKDVEHLFDYKIFVDTDFEMARKRGAKRETETFGSYEEAEKMFLNRYHAACKMYIDEHNPKSCADVIFRNNNFDDPVVVFKEI from the coding sequence ATGAACCGAATACAACGCATGAAAGAAATTGTAGATCATATTTTAAAATTAAACTTAAACTTAACCCATCCAACAAGAGTTGGAGTAAGTGGTATTACAGCTTCAGGAAAAACAACATTTGCAAACGAAATAGCTGAAGAAATAAAAAAACGAGGATTACCAGTAACACGCGCCAGCATTGATGATTTTCATAATCCGAGAGCGGTTCGCTATGCAAAAGGAAAAGAATCTGCAAGAGGGTATTACGAAGATGCACACGATTATAAAGCTTTTAAAGAAAGATTATTAAAGCCTTTAGAGCTTAACGGGAATTTACAGTATGAAACGATTTCTCATAACTTAATAACGGATATGCCTGTACATAATAAGCCACAAGTGGCCAAGCAAAATATGATATTAATAGTAGATGGAACGTTTCTATTGAAAAAAGATGTTGAGCATTTATTTGATTACAAAATCTTTGTAGATACAGATTTTGAGATGGCGAGAAAACGTGGTGCAAAGCGAGAGACTGAGACTTTTGGAAGTTATGAAGAAGCAGAGAAAATGTTTTTAAACAGATATCATGCGGCCTGTAAGATGTATATAGATGAGCATAATCCGAAAAGTTGTGCGGATGTTATATTTCGGAATAATAACTTTGATGATCCAGTAGTTGTGTTTAAAGAAATTTAA
- a CDS encoding metallophosphoesterase family protein, with translation MEKIAVISDIHGNIPALESVLQDIKLRGIKRIICLGDLVGKGPHSSEVIEIIRKECEVVVMGNWDDFITKPTEFEALKWHQKQLTEEQNDYLRSLPFSIEFFMSGKLIRMFHASPRSLYERIQPHASREERVSMFENSDLTENIEGERKPDVVCYGDVHQAVVQNFRGKTLCNAGSVGNPLEITQASYLIFEGTYNEKEAASFSIQLVRVPYDIELAIRLAEELDMPEIEEYKQELRTALYRGFKGK, from the coding sequence ATGGAAAAAATAGCAGTAATTTCAGATATACATGGTAATATTCCGGCTCTAGAATCTGTACTACAAGATATTAAATTGAGAGGAATCAAGCGCATCATTTGTCTTGGAGATTTAGTCGGAAAAGGACCTCATTCTAGTGAAGTGATTGAAATCATTCGTAAAGAATGTGAAGTAGTCGTAATGGGAAACTGGGATGATTTTATTACAAAACCGACTGAATTTGAAGCGTTAAAATGGCATCAAAAACAATTAACGGAAGAACAAAATGATTATTTAAGAAGTTTACCATTTTCAATCGAATTTTTTATGAGCGGCAAACTCATTCGTATGTTCCACGCTTCACCAAGAAGTTTATATGAAAGAATTCAGCCACACGCTTCAAGAGAAGAGCGTGTTAGTATGTTCGAAAATAGTGATCTCACAGAGAATATAGAAGGGGAAAGAAAACCAGATGTCGTTTGTTACGGTGACGTTCACCAAGCAGTTGTTCAAAATTTCAGAGGGAAAACGTTATGTAATGCAGGTAGTGTAGGCAATCCACTTGAAATAACGCAAGCTTCCTATTTAATATTTGAAGGAACTTACAATGAAAAAGAAGCAGCAAGCTTTTCTATTCAACTCGTACGAGTACCGTATGATATTGAATTAGCTATCAGACTAGCAGAAGAACTTGATATGCCAGAAATTGAAGAATACAAACAAGAATTACGTACTGCTTTGTATCGAGGGTTTAAGGGGAAATAA
- a CDS encoding aminoglycoside phosphotransferase family protein, with protein sequence MKEMLKEIEKKLEWPRIVKCTAISKGFSHEEKYKIELENGVTYFVKVCDAVHFERKQEEYTYMKQLELLHIPTPKLIYFIKLEELNKCVQVFEWAQGVNGEEGLGKLSVEEQYHAGRKAGEILKGIHSIEKESASSKWETSRWNKYERYIEALADYEVNFLDLKSVLTFVENHKDLLKNRPITFLHDDFHPANSMIHNKEFIVIDFGGYDFGDPIHDFYNVAIFTTRISKPFAVGQVHGYCEGEPSLHFWKLYTLYAAMTFPADIVWTNRSTPHLVDDMKERLNGILEDHNHFSSYIPKWYHSSEFNK encoded by the coding sequence GTGAAGGAAATGCTTAAAGAGATAGAGAAAAAATTAGAATGGCCTCGTATTGTAAAGTGTACAGCTATTTCAAAAGGTTTTTCACATGAAGAGAAATATAAAATTGAATTAGAAAACGGAGTAACATATTTTGTAAAAGTATGTGATGCTGTTCATTTTGAACGTAAACAAGAAGAATATACGTATATGAAACAATTAGAGTTATTACATATTCCAACGCCCAAGTTAATTTATTTCATAAAACTTGAGGAATTAAATAAATGTGTTCAAGTATTTGAATGGGCTCAAGGTGTAAATGGTGAAGAAGGCTTAGGGAAGCTATCGGTGGAAGAACAGTATCATGCAGGAAGGAAAGCAGGAGAAATATTAAAGGGGATTCATTCGATAGAAAAAGAAAGCGCAAGTAGTAAATGGGAAACATCTAGATGGAATAAATACGAAAGATACATAGAGGCATTAGCAGATTACGAAGTGAATTTTCTAGATTTGAAGTCAGTATTAACCTTTGTAGAAAATCATAAAGACTTATTAAAAAATCGTCCAATCACATTTTTACACGATGACTTCCATCCAGCAAATAGTATGATTCATAATAAGGAATTTATCGTTATTGATTTTGGTGGATATGATTTTGGCGATCCAATACACGATTTTTATAACGTAGCGATTTTTACTACAAGGATAAGCAAACCATTTGCGGTTGGACAAGTTCACGGTTATTGCGAGGGAGAACCATCGCTTCATTTTTGGAAATTGTACACATTATATGCAGCAATGACATTCCCAGCTGATATCGTATGGACAAACCGAAGCACACCGCATTTAGTAGATGATATGAAGGAAAGATTGAACGGAATTTTAGAAGATCATAATCATTTTTCATCCTATATTCCAAAATGGTACCATTCAAGTGAATTTAATAAATAA
- a CDS encoding VOC family protein: protein MLRFDHLVHAVHGTPKEAAKQMLELGFHTVLGGEHTTWGTWNSLSYFDLSYIEFLAVQHEEKAKEAENPLVQETVVKLQNGEGMLQIAIRTDAIEELAVNFNKYGLHTIGPFEGKRMRKDGRLLEWKMLFVKQEENGPKLPFFIQWNETDEERRNDLRNIGTITEHKNKVKQLDTIHYAVKDVRETVRKWEEVMGLTVSSVVKNEEWNAECQSVSFGDIHVQFCEPIGEGLVLERLKNHGEYPFAVEFKGKNKREYEVLGSLYIY from the coding sequence ATGTTACGATTTGATCATCTCGTTCACGCAGTTCATGGTACACCGAAGGAAGCGGCAAAACAAATGCTGGAACTTGGATTTCATACTGTATTAGGCGGAGAGCATACTACTTGGGGTACTTGGAATAGTTTAAGCTATTTTGACTTATCATATATAGAATTTCTGGCAGTTCAACATGAAGAAAAAGCGAAAGAAGCAGAAAATCCATTAGTACAAGAAACAGTGGTGAAACTACAAAATGGAGAAGGAATGCTACAAATCGCAATCCGAACAGATGCAATTGAGGAGCTAGCAGTTAACTTTAATAAGTACGGTTTACATACGATAGGGCCATTTGAAGGGAAACGCATGAGAAAAGATGGCCGACTTTTAGAATGGAAAATGTTATTTGTTAAGCAAGAAGAGAACGGACCGAAATTACCTTTCTTTATACAGTGGAATGAAACGGATGAAGAAAGAAGAAACGATTTACGTAATATAGGAACAATCACGGAACATAAAAACAAAGTAAAACAACTTGATACAATTCATTACGCAGTGAAAGACGTTCGAGAAACAGTGCGGAAATGGGAAGAAGTAATGGGGCTAACTGTAAGTTCAGTCGTAAAAAATGAAGAATGGAATGCGGAGTGTCAAAGTGTATCATTTGGTGACATTCATGTACAGTTTTGTGAACCAATTGGAGAAGGATTAGTGCTAGAACGTTTGAAGAATCATGGTGAATATCCATTTGCAGTCGAGTTTAAAGGGAAAAATAAACGAGAGTATGAAGTGTTAGGTAGTTTGTACATATATTAA
- a CDS encoding sulfite exporter TauE/SafE family protein, translating into MYYNETNLIIADWKNQRHFSHTGKVSFSFIITGGLFMQKLIVFAIIGFFAQLIDGALGMAYGVTSTSLLLMFGIAPAVASASVHLAEVVTTAASGASHIKFGNVDKYTVSRLTLPGAIGAFVGACFLSNLPGDVIKPYISIFLFTLGVYILLRFLIQKQIVTSNKRMSAKQLVPLGLFAGFVDSTGGGGWGPITTPVLLARGNEARKVIGSVDTSEFPVSLAATIGFFISLGWEQVSWVWVFSLMLGGIVAAPIAAWLVRIVPSHLLGVLVGGLIIFTNIRTLLTTFKVDPTIISLSYVAVGLVVIISIFIAVRNHSKRSNASTAGYPNDQKQMLP; encoded by the coding sequence ATGTATTATAATGAAACAAATTTAATTATTGCTGATTGGAAAAACCAAAGGCACTTTTCTCATACGGGAAAAGTGTCTTTTTCATTTATTATTACAGGGGGATTATTTATGCAGAAATTAATTGTCTTTGCTATTATTGGATTTTTCGCTCAATTGATCGATGGAGCACTTGGAATGGCGTATGGGGTAACGTCTACTTCACTATTATTAATGTTTGGTATTGCACCGGCTGTAGCTTCCGCATCGGTTCATTTAGCTGAAGTCGTTACAACTGCCGCTTCTGGCGCATCTCACATCAAATTTGGAAACGTTGATAAATATACAGTTTCCAGGCTTACATTACCTGGGGCAATCGGCGCATTTGTTGGGGCATGTTTTTTAAGTAATTTACCTGGCGATGTAATTAAACCGTACATTTCCATATTTTTATTTACTTTAGGGGTTTATATTTTATTACGATTCCTCATTCAAAAACAAATTGTCACTTCAAATAAGCGTATGTCTGCAAAACAACTGGTGCCGCTTGGTTTATTTGCTGGATTCGTTGATTCAACTGGTGGCGGTGGTTGGGGACCGATTACTACACCCGTTCTTCTAGCAAGAGGAAATGAAGCTAGAAAAGTTATTGGATCTGTAGATACGAGTGAATTTCCTGTTTCACTTGCTGCAACAATTGGCTTCTTCATCTCACTTGGCTGGGAACAAGTAAGCTGGGTTTGGGTATTTTCGTTAATGCTTGGTGGTATCGTTGCGGCACCAATCGCTGCATGGCTAGTACGCATCGTTCCTTCTCATTTACTTGGCGTATTAGTTGGTGGCCTCATTATCTTTACAAATATTCGTACACTGCTTACTACATTTAAAGTGGATCCAACTATTATTTCGCTTTCTTACGTGGCAGTTGGTCTTGTCGTTATTATTTCTATTTTCATTGCGGTACGTAATCATTCCAAGCGTTCTAACGCATCGACAGCCGGATACCCGAATGATCAAAAACAAATGCTACCATAA
- a CDS encoding GNAT family N-acetyltransferase — translation MKLETERLYIVPCTEERVHVASEQGYNSGPHIVGHVETVKQDEALLPWGAWYVIRKEDDIVLGDIGFKGKPNEEHTVEIGYGFIEKYWNKGYATEAVRELLNWAFQTGEVETIIAETLPENSSSIRVLEILHMKKIGTTETIINWKIEK, via the coding sequence ATGAAATTAGAAACAGAAAGACTCTATATAGTACCGTGTACAGAAGAAAGGGTGCACGTTGCTAGCGAGCAAGGATATAATAGTGGTCCACATATTGTAGGGCATGTAGAAACTGTAAAACAAGATGAGGCTTTATTACCTTGGGGAGCGTGGTATGTCATTCGAAAAGAAGATGACATCGTTCTAGGTGATATAGGATTTAAAGGGAAACCAAATGAGGAACATACAGTAGAAATTGGTTACGGATTTATTGAGAAATATTGGAATAAAGGGTATGCGACAGAAGCTGTAAGAGAATTATTAAATTGGGCTTTTCAAACAGGAGAGGTAGAAACGATTATTGCAGAGACACTCCCTGAAAATAGTAGTTCGATTCGTGTATTAGAGATATTACATATGAAGAAAATTGGCACTACAGAAACGATAATTAATTGGAAAATAGAAAAATAA